The Cryptomeria japonica chromosome 6, Sugi_1.0, whole genome shotgun sequence genomic interval GGTAAAAGATCTAAGACAACTTGCAGCTACatgtttcattttttatatttggtgAAGCCGACTTGTGGAAGATTATTTttgttggtgcggatatataagatcgacttggttAATATCTTTGTGTGTGGTAATGATGTATGTAATTCTTTTAGGAGCGACTGAGTGTAGTTTCATGTGCTCATCCTGATTTTTGATGATTCGATGAGCAGTTGCAGAGCAGAACAAAGCATATCATTACATCAGTCACAACGGATCACCTTGAGCCTAATCGGAACTGATTTGTGGCATAGTTAGATGTTATTTTCTAGTTCATCACTCAATGTAATCCTTTTGTAATcatctgtaaggcagtgagccttcctccggggtTGTAGCTCtggttttgtaattgagcaatgagctctaggcagtgtgcctgaatataagtgcattccccttttgtaatattgttttgctactagccatagtgtaataatattgtgggttcaaatcccatcatggtttttcccttttgggtttccacgtaaaaatattagtGTTACGGTTGCATGGTTATTTGTTGTGTGTTGCTGCACTTTACTTTCCTTCTTATacatctggtggttaaagaatcagaatAACAAGTTTGAAATTTGCAGCTCCAAAACCAAGGTAAAatagcaaatttcaaaattcaaaatctgctgCAATCTCTCTTTAAACTTCCAGCTCCAAAACCAAGGTAAAAGAAGCTACAAAAGCCAGCACCCCAAAAGATAAATTCAATTCATTAGGTTCCATAGGTAGGAACTCTCCCTAAAGGAGTATTTGGATATTATCAAGGAGGATCACCATCCATCAACTTGAGTGCCAAGAGTAGCTAAGGCATCAGCAACTTGATTACCTTCCCCAAAGACATGCCCAATTTCAAAGTTCTCAAGCTTGAGGAATCTCTGAATATCTCTAATTATTCCCTCAATCGCCCAGTTAGTCTTGCATAGTCCCTTGGTGGCATCAATGATAAGCTTGGAGTCACCttcaatgactaaatattttagaCCAATTGAGAGGCCCATTCTGAATCCCCATAATAAAGCCATTCCTTCAGCTTGATTGTTCGAATTACCTTTCAGATTCCCCGCATAAGCTGCCACCAAGTCCCCCATGTGTGATCTTATAACTCCCCTTCCAGCCGCCTCCCCAGTGGACTGTCTCGCATcaccatcaaagcattcatccacaCTTGTTGGCTGAATGCAAGGTTGTAAATAATATGCTTCCCTCAAGTAGGAGATGGTCTTGAAATTACCATACTAAAAAATTTTTAATGAcatacaaatatgatgaaaaaagaATATcaataaacaaatttattgattaTAGAAATAAATATTATAAGAAGAAATTTAATGAAACAAACATGTATTGTAACCTCAAGATCAACTAAAATGGGTATGGTTAAAATATgatatgagaatttttttttgtcatttgaatTCCCGAGCATTCATGcctattattaaaataattaatcaaaataagcAGATCCTACGTGTTCTATAGTCACTATAATAATGTATTTACTAAACCAACGGTTATTACTAAAATATGCTGGTACAAAGTTCCTCTCTATAAGCTTTGATTGAGCAACTTCTAACATGCTTTCTCAGATAAATAGATACAGGACCACAGCTCATCAACACCAAATTTCAGGTTCCATAACCAAACATCATGTGCTGAATATATAActcaaaatttattattattctaaagGTTATTTTTCCATTTGCACTCtaacatcctgatgatggatcactgaGTGTGATCCAAAAACAACGttgatgaaaaaactaatgcaCTATCTAATCCAAGAACAGTTATTTGATCCAATTTCAAAGATTGTTgaaatttgatgtctttaatggGCAATGAAGTTGAACATCAGGCATCAATTAATGAGCCTGTCTTGATGAGTTTGGAAGTTCTAATTCCATTTCATTCATTTTCAGGTGTTTGGTGGTTAAACAGCTTCCAATCAACTCTGCGAATATTTAATCCACATGATCCAAAACTAGTAAAGATAAAGTGAAATAATGCAGAAGCTGCCCTACATTGCTTCAAAAAGTTACGCAGTGCATTTAGTGGGTCTCAACGAAGACAAAAATAAGCAGCAAAACGTCTAAACACAAACAATACTATCCAGTGCTCATACATAATTTTCAGTGATACatcatatatataactatatatcaTATGCATACAATGCCACCTAAAAACGGCAGTGAGTGCTCTAATGAAGTACACATATATGAAACCCCAAATGCTCAATGATACAATTGAATGCTCCTCCAAATTGAATTATTACAATTGCTACCTTTTTAGCAGGCCTTTATCCTATTTGAGTGCAGAAACCTCCAAAGAGATGAATACATGTCAAATTGACAGCATTGTCCTGTAAAGAATTTACAACTATTCTAATTTGTTCTTCAAACTAAGAGCCTTTAGAGAATTCATCTCTAAGAGGAACCAACTCTGTCAAGTATATAGACAGCTTGCCAATTTAAGCCCCACAATCAACAGCTGATTTAGGTGATAATCAATAAAAGGAATAAATGATTATACACTACCAGAATTCATTACAAGTTAAACATCAAAACTAATTAGCATTGGATTTGATCATCAATTGATAGATGAAAACcttaaataaaaaatttctttgccAATCACACTCAAGCCTAGTGATCTGCTTCTgtgattttagaagattatgacTACTTATTTACAAGTCAACAATAGTTATGGACAAAACCATGGTCCTACCTCAACTGCTCAAAAGCGTCAGTAATGAAAGTAATCAAGATGAGGAATGGGCCATTGCTGTTAAATTAGAAATGATACACAATATGGAGAAATAGCAGAGAAATAATATTGATAACATCACGTCCGTGGAGTTCACTGTGGAGTCCAGATAATGCAACACCTTTTAGGTATGACCTTACTGTTTAGTCCATATCCTCTAGAGTGTGACAAGCTAAAAAGTTTCAACTATAGTAAGTGCATATTTTGCAAAGTTGTTTCCTTCAATCTCTCATGTACTCCACCAATCTATTTCTTGTTTGGCCAATCACTAAATAACTCAGCAGATAATTAATTGCAACTCTTCAGATGTGTATTACTTATGATTTAAAAAGTATGACATCACACATATAGGAAACATCAATCCATGAATCAACTGAATTCATGGGGTACATAAATTTGCAAGAAAGGCTTTTTTACATGGTTTAAGTAGATTTCAAGATAAACATAACAGAGGGCTTACAAATATGACTTTTGTAAGAATCATTCAGATATTTAGCTATTGCACATAATGTAAAATCTTTATGAAAGTAACATGTACTTACGATTCCCCATATACAAGGAGCAAAAATTGATAGAAGATCCAGTAACAAAAAGGGTAGATGGTACATgcatagataaaatatttatttaatctttgtGAACCCTTGGctacaaaaataaatcaaaatgtaAGTGCCCCATACCTTCTCTTTCTAGTAAACAGACGTCTTATACTTGGGAtcatctgcatcttcttcttcttcttctttgaagagAGGGTTCCTGACCAGAAACTGTCCTGCAGTTTTGATGGATCATTCACATTCAGCTTCTTCACTAAGGGTTCAGAATCCAACATTTTTCTTTCTACGAAAGACACTGAAATGTTATCTTCTGTAGGTATTAGGAAGTCAGATGTCCTAAGAGGTGCAGACATCTTCTCTTCACGTTCTCTCCATCTTACTAGCTCACTTTCAATTGCTCTTTTAGCTGCCGTTGCCATCTCTGCCTTATGCAGTTCTTTTTGTTGATCTGTCTTGAGATCTTCAATCTCTCGATTTGCTATTTCTAGTTTCATTAATATTTCTTTCTCAGCTGCTTTTATTGCATCTATTTGGGCCATGGCAGCAGCCACCTTCTTATCTGCAAGGCTGTCAACTTCCTCTACTTTTCTGCTGAGTGAATTGAATTCAGAAAGTGAAATAGTAATCCCAGCATCAGATTCTGAAATAGAAGCTTGAGCAGTGTTTTCTCTTTCCGATAGATCATTTGTGTTTTTTACAGCTATAGCCTCAGCAGCCTTAGCTTCTTCAAGTTCCTTATATGCAGCTTCCAATCTACTATTAATGGTAACCATCTCTGCCTTCGCATGCTCAGTTTCCAGTTTGGCTTTGCTTGCTTCCTTGTTCATATATTCAGAATCCTTCTTGGCCTCTTCAGCTTCTGCAATAAGATTTTCAATAGTTAAAGAAAGATATGAAGCCTCATTTTTCACCTTTGCTTCAGCAGTAATTGCAAGTTCCAATTTAATCCTTGCTCTATGAAGTTCAGAATTCAGATCAGCTGCTTTTGCTTCAGTTCGTGCCTCTACCTCATTTAGTGCGGCCAATTCAACCTTTGTTTTCTCTAGCTCTGCTTTTAGGTAATCCATAGAAGTCCTTAAAGCACATCCTTCTTCAGTAACTTTTTTGAGATGCTCTTTTGCCTGTGCAAGCTCAGAGTTTCTTGTTTCCAGAATAGAAAGGGTGTCTAGTTCTTTTTTATGTGTAGTCTCAATCTCTTCCATCATGTTTTTAAGCTTTTTGATGGGATGGGAAGCATCAGTACAAATGTTAAACTCCTTCACTTTTGCAAAATTGAGTTCACTTTTCAAATTCTCCAATGCAGCTGATGTGTTAGCCAATTCCTTTTCCGAATTCTTTTTATTAGTGAGATCTTGAGTAAATCCAACAATCTGTTTTCTAATTTGTTCTACAACTGGAGAAGCTTTCTGTGTTCCCCCTTCCCTTTCAGCTgtgatcaattttttttctttctgtGCTTCCATATATGCCAGTTTAACATCAATATGAGTTTTCTGAACTTCATTAATCTCCTTTGCAAGCTTTTCTGCCATAAGTGAATTTATTTTCGTTTTAGACTCTGCATCTTCTGTCTGTTTACCTGCAAATACTTTGGCTTCAAGGCTAGTTTGAAACTCTTGCTTCAATTTTCGAAGTTCCTGTTTAGCAGCTTCCAACTCTGTTGTCACTGCCATGTGATCCTTCCTTGCAGTAGTAAGCTCTGACTGCCAATCTGTAATTTTACCTTTTGAAACCTCTGCTTTTGAAGCTTCTAGTTCTTTTGCATGAAGCCTATAAATTTCAGAAGCATCACTGGCCTTTTTACTTGATTCTGTTGTCTTTTCCAACTTCAGAGACAAAACTTCAGCATCTTTCTTAGCCTCTACCAACTCAACCTGTACTTGATCTTTTGTTGAGTTAACAGATTTCAGCTGTTCCTTGAACTTAAGTAATTCCTTTTGTAGAATATGCAGTTGTGTCTCCTTTAATAACTGAACCAAGAAACATCAAAGAATAACTTGAAAAAGTCAATTTCAATAGAGAATATAAGTTATTTCAAGTTTTGACTGAACATATTTTCTAGTttaacaaatctaacaaaataacctCTTCAGAAAAGAATATTTATAGAAACTAACATAATAATCATGTGAAGAAAGATTCCGAGTATACCTTTTCTGCTGGCATTTCCTGACTTTTCTTATATATCTTATCTGCAATTTCCCTTTCTCCAAACATACTAACTGCAGCCTTAACTGATTCAAAAGGAACTGTTGTGTCGATCACCACTCTATCAACTTTAGTATCCGATCCATTATAAGGTGTTTCCATACTGTCTAGCATGTCTGTACAATTCCCTTGCACAGTCCAAAACTTGTGTCAGAATCCATTATATGTATGCATGATATATACTCAACAACCTACCTTGGAAGAATCAACCAGTTTAGGTGGAGTATCACTTATCACAAGTATATAGTTTATATTAGACCCTATCTTGAGACAAAACAGATACATTTGCTACTTCAACCCTTTGTTTAACGCTTTGCAATGTGTTCCTGACAATTAATCATGTTTCAAATGCCATTATCAATAAGACAGTTGTATTTTCTAGTTAGGATGAACTTCCCTTCTAATTTAACCATCCAGACATCATACAAACAAAGACCAAAACAGACAAGGAAGAGTTCAATTGAGCAGTGAATTAAAATGATCCACAAGTACGAGGTTTCCACGTGTGAGAGACTAATAagatataaaataattaaacttaGTTTGATTGAAATAGCTGGAAGCAGAACACTCTGCAGGGGAGATCGAATCTCTATAATTTTAAGAACACTGGCTTTTTCatgaaaaacattcaaataaaaaggCTTTCCTCTTAAATCTAAATAATTATGCCCTCAACAATGGAGCTGTGCTTGGAAAGATGAGATGTTCTGTGGGCTTTTCTTCTTCTCTTAAATGAAAAATGGTATAATCTTGTGAAAGAATAAGTACGTATTTCACATATTCTGACATTTATTTTTTTCTGTGGAGATTTACAGGGCACAAATCCCCAATGTATAAATTTCCATTTTATGAATAGCTTCTGAAACGTTGGGATAATTAAGTGGACAGAAATGGATGTCTACAGCTTCTATTGATGAATTGAAGGTTTCATTCTCTATCCTCGGTAAAAAGTATTACTTCAAATCTAGAAAATCCGTATGCTCTCATATGCAGACAGAAAAAATCATTTgtacttgaaataaaataatacaacCCTGAACCCCTGCAGAAAAGTCACTTGTGGATTTAACTGTGGCTGCACGTACCATTATTTAAATTGTGTATTTGGTACGACCCACATCCAAACCCAGACACAAAACATTACAGAAATGATAAAGTTGGTAAACCCCACATCTCATAACTCCTATCGCAAACAGAAAAAACATTATAGGGTTACAGAGTCATAAACCTTGAGGTGGAAGAGACGCCGAGTTCAGAACCTTGAGGTGGAAAAGAAGTGATAAGCCTCTGCAGTTGTGATAATGAAATGATCGTTCCTAATTGAGACAAGAAACAGAGGGAATAATCCTAAAATGAAATACATAGTATATCCATACCCAACAGTCTACAATTGAATAAATACAAGATATTCAAACCCAATACTTCTAAGGCCATATATATACACATCACACTGAAACCCAGCAGTCCTGATAACCTATACATCTGATGCTAAAACCCACTAATGGCAATTTGATGCTGAAAGCCTCTAATGTTCAAATATAGACGAAAGTTAAACCCACGAGTGACATATAAACATAAAAAACTTAAGCAGATTATGAATAAAGTTACACACGATCAGTCTCGTGTAGCAGGCCAGGGCACAGAATTCACGGGGAAAAACTTGTTCCAAAATTAAACTCAAGGATGGAAGAATCCATCATACCTGGTAAAGCTGTCAGCTCTCCACCCCAAAGGTTCAAACCCAATTTAGGATTATTCCACACGATCAAGTAAAAGTTGAATATAATAATGATTTACCTTTGAATTGGTTATGACTATGGCTATGGCCATCATGGTTATTACCATGGAACAATTGTATGATGAATTTGGAGAAACTGAGGAGAAGTTTAGCGAGACACAAACACACACGTAGAACAAATATTTTAATAAAGAGCAAGCCTACTATCTCCTTAATTTCTTCGCCGTCCATGGTAGAACCAGTCAACAACGTCATTTTCGCCATCAGCCAACGAAAATAGAAAACGAAACAGAGTATTAAAATGTTTTGGAAAGAGTATTAATCATGCTCGCGTGATTgtatgttttttggtattttggcTTATCTATGTTGGAATCATATCATTCCACCCAGGTTCCACATCAATGCCACGCGGGCGACTTGatgaatataaaaatatattcACTCGTCAAAAATTGGGAAAACTtcaatatattaatttaaaatatatatctatattttttaaaattgtatatTATGTTTTAGGTTTTGATGAGGTGGTCCAATTTTAAATTTATTGACTAATGTGGAAGATGATTTATTTTATGTGatctaattttaattttatatcgtctttaaaatagatttgaaatcattttaatgtgtataatttgattaaatatgttcaTTTACTATATTAAGTATGGTGAACTAAGCAAAATGGTATTTGCAATATCATGTTATTAAAATGATAAGTGTAAATTAGAAACTAcctattttgtaattatttttatataaatcaATGTAGTGTTCCTTCTCATAATATGTTgtaggactcattcaacttatttctttGACTTATTACCATCACCAAGTTGTCAAAACACACCTATCCATATCAAACACTTTCATTTGTCTTTTATTATTATCTCAACTTTAAACCATCTGTGCAAGAGCCACATCCTATTCTTGAGCCCtccaatagacaaaatccaactCAAATCTCGTGTTTTACTAATAACCTATTCAAATCTTTTATAAAAATATCCTTTTTAACCATTCTAATGATCAAGGACCATTTTGTCTAGAATCAATtactatgtttttttttgttttttttggaaacTTCTTCACttgaatattatttattaaaaagtaCTTCTAACTTCTCCTTATGTAAGTTTTATAACATTCTTTATTAGCTTCTCTTTGCAatcaaaataatcttatcacttcCCTCTTTCCTTTAGAAACATAGTAACTTCCATTTCCTTATAGCTTTCTCTTTCTCACTTAAGTATTGCACATGTTGTAGAAACCTCGTTGGTTTTTTTATAGTTTTCATAACTATGTCTAGATACTTAACATATAGTACACTAGGTTGAATTGACACACAACCAAGATTGTATTACTTGTAATatgattgaaaaatatcaaatatgGGTCAAATTGAGGCAAGCTCCCAAGTAATCTC includes:
- the LOC131043937 gene encoding WEB family protein At5g55860 isoform X2 is translated as MLDSMETPYNGSDTKVDRVVIDTTVPFESVKAAVSMFGEREIADKIYKKSQEMPAEKLLKETQLHILQKELLKFKEQLKSVNSTKDQVQVELVEAKKDAEVLSLKLEKTTESSKKASDASEIYRLHAKELEASKAEVSKGKITDWQSELTTARKDHMAVTTELEAAKQELRKLKQEFQTSLEAKVFAGKQTEDAESKTKINSLMAEKLAKEINEVQKTHIDVKLAYMEAQKEKKLITAEREGGTQKASPVVEQIRKQIVGFTQDLTNKKNSEKELANTSAALENLKSELNFAKVKEFNICTDASHPIKKLKNMMEEIETTHKKELDTLSILETRNSELAQAKEHLKKVTEEGCALRTSMDYLKAELEKTKVELAALNEVEARTEAKAADLNSELHRARIKLELAITAEAKVKNEASYLSLTIENLIAEAEEAKKDSEYMNKEASKAKLETEHAKAEMVTINSRLEAAYKELEEAKAAEAIAVKNTNDLSERENTAQASISESDAGITISLSEFNSLSRKVEEVDSLADKKVAAAMAQIDAIKAAEKEILMKLEIANREIEDLKTDQQKELHKAEMATAAKRAIESELVRWREREEKMSAPLRTSDFLIPTEDNISVSFVERKMLDSEPLVKKLNVNDPSKLQDSFWSGTLSSKKKKKKMQMIPSIRRLFTRKRSC
- the LOC131043937 gene encoding WEB family protein At5g55860 isoform X1; this translates as MLDSMETPYNGSDTKVDRVVIDTTVPFESVKAAVSMFGEREIADKIYKKSQEMPAEKLLKETQLHILQKELLKFKEQLKSVNSTKDQVQVELVEAKKDAEVLSLKLEKTTESSKKASDASEIYRLHAKELEASKAEVSKGKITDWQSELTTARKDHMAVTTELEAAKQELRKLKQEFQTSLEAKVFAGKQTEDAESKTKINSLMAEKLAKEINEVQKTHIDVKLAYMEAQKEKKLITAEREGGTQKASPVVEQIRKQIVGFTQDLTNKKNSEKELANTSAALENLKSELNFAKVKEFNICTDASHPIKKLKNMMEEIETTHKKELDTLSILETRNSELAQAKEHLKKVTEEGCALRTSMDYLKAELEKTKVELAALNEVEARTEAKAADLNSELHRARIKLELAITAEAKVKNEASYLSLTIENLIAEAEEAKKDSEYMNKEASKAKLETEHAKAEMVTINSRLEAAYKELEEAKAAEAIAVKNTNDLSERENTAQASISESDAGITISLSEFNSLSRKVEEVDSLADKKVAAAMAQIDAIKAAEKEILMKLEIANREIEDLKTDQQKELHKAEMATAAKRAIESELVRWREREEKMSAPLRTSDFLIPTEDNISVSFVERKMLDSEPLVKKLNVNDPSKLQDSFWSGTLSSKKKKKKMQMIPSIRRLFTRKRRYGALTF